The DNA segment GAACCTTCAGAATTAGCAAGGATGGCTATTAGGATCAACTCGAAGTTGATCCCAACATCTGCTCTAAATGATGTTCTGCTCGCTCATCCTTGTCCTGCAGCAGTTTCTCGATTCTCATTTAGGTACATCGTCCAACTTTTTGAACCATTCATATTTCAGAGTGTACACACTTATATGTTTGCAAAAAATTAGGGACGGGAGAAACAAGAAGCCTTCTTCTTCATTAGTACACTGCAGGTCTAGTGGTTTCAGAGTCTCTACAGCTGCTGGATCAACGGCTGCAATGCTCTCAGCTGGTGGATCTGTGATGCCCATTTTATCCAATGATCTCCAGTACATAGTAAGGGAGCCCATTTCTCCTGGGGCGCTATCAAGCTTGATGCACGGGTTCGTGAAGTTTGAGGAGAGATTAGAAGTTACATGGTTTTGTAGCGAAGGGCTTGTTTACATTGATGGTTCTCACTTGGTTCATTCGATCGGACATGGAGATGTGATCGAACTGTCTTCCATGGCTCCGAGTTTGAAAGTGTACTTGCCTCGCCATTTATTGTCGCAATAGTTTTTATTTAAACGATTTGCCTGCTTCATGTTAGATATccatgaaattaaaattttgaaaaatcaggCATGCATGTCAATGTACACAAGTGCGTCCGACATTGAGGAAAACTAGAAGAGGTTGTGTCATCAGTGCACGTCGATGTATTTTGGCTAAACCAAAGTTTTTACGTACATACTCTGAATTTGTACGAAAAACTAAACTTTGAAGAAAATATAATCTTATTTTTCTCCAATATAAATCCTATTCTTCATATTCAATTTTTAGAGTCAGCCAACATGTTCGCTAGATAATTGTTTCGAAATttacgctcgcaagcgcacggttgtcaagttttagtaaagaATGTGTaaagtgtcgatcccacgaggagtacTGTGAAagtattcagtgcttgtaattaaaatagtcatgattttatttagaaaatcaaattttagagatttgttgaaaaattaaagaaataatAAAGTTTAGCAAGCATACGCAATTCTTAAGAGATTATCAATGAGAGAGAAATGGTCTAAgatgttttgatttcacctgatttcaacaatattcattcctaattaatctattttcatgaatttctttcaattaataaccaaaagCACTTAGATTATTTTATTTCCGTATttcgagcaacaaatagagtgtatcaactacagttcaatttcaatatccttattaaaaatctagctgtagtgatatgtgtaaaacgatgttcttttaaggttttattaaagttatatactctcccgagttaaTTACAATTAACAATGTGAATTCTATTGATTCTActcaaaatcttctctcccgagtgccggattccaaataaatttaacaaatcaacttatggccagtaaattgaaaagactttcaaaactagaaacacaattaatctatagaaattcaatttaataaaatcaaagattcatgaacaTGTCTCAATCAGGCTACATCAACATCTAAACTaagaaaatttagttcataataaaattcaagcacaaccaaatcatgtttaataattccaacataattcaacaatcaaaaaaagattaaagatataataataaagccgtagtctttcttccgtgtccagTTGAAAATCCTCCGTCTCCGTTCCAAAGAAATCTTTAATTAACTATCTCCAAAATCTCATAATTCGTTATCTCCAAAGTTCAATACGTGTGGCGGCTGATCGGTCCATATTAGGGTTAGAAAAACTCCTTTTTATACACCCTAAAATTCGTCCAAGATAAGCCCAAAGAAAtcccaaagtttccataaattctcaaacttATCGGCTGGAAAAACACGACGCGCGGGCGCACACAAGTCCCTGACTTAATATTTCTAAATTCCCGAACACGTGCGGGCGCGCGTTAGTCCAGGCGCGGATGCGCATAACTCTCGGCTTTTGTACTCACATGTTTCTTTACAGACCGCGCGGGCGAGCATAAGGCTCGGCTTCCTCTTCATTTTTTCTTCCAAATCTTGTACCATCTTCACTCGTTTAGCCTCTTTTTTTATTCCTTCGACTCCAACCAACACCAATTCATTATTCTCGGCGATTCCTAACATCCAACACAAATAACAACAAACCACGCATAAATCCGCTCGAAACCAAACAGTTAACCATGAATATCAATGCAAATTAAgagcacaaaatgcacttatcaattaaattcccccaaacttaattgTTTGCTAGTCCCAAGCAAAAACTAGTTAAAACCCAAAACCAAAACACATAATATCACTCAACCAATCAAGAACAATCAAGAACTAATATGGATCAATAACCTCAGTAATGTGTTCAGAGAAAATTTTTCACTCCAATCATATCGAACCTACtaattctttttaaaataaaacacaagctaGTGAACCTCAAAGACttacaaatctcgcaactcacgtttcaaaatacgCTTATCCAagtcaattcacacattcatgatcataaggactttcATGGTAATAAGGGATCAATCAACAAGATAAAATTCAATtgaaaacactcacaatcagtttatttcaaagaaaaatagTGTAACACCCCAAAATTGGCCTAATTGAGATTATAGGAGATTAAGATTGATAATAGAAGATTGGAGAATTTGCGGATTTAATTGATACTCGATAAGGGAccgatttaaaatttttgaagaattcagggactaaagtgtaATTTTTgactttattagatatttataagcttaAATTTACTTTTCTCCTTCACTTAATCTTCTCCTCCACGCCTCCAAGCCGTTTCCTCCATTAAAACTttctccaagctttgtgatttcttttcgtgctcgatccgtccgatgaaATTTCAATCTGAAGGcatattcgcgatcacggctAAAAGAGCTCCGttctaccgtaagtttttcttcgatccagTATACTTTGATTTTGggatgttgtcagaatttgtttaaattaggatatgtcgttcttgagctagcatgtaTCGGATAATTgaagtcggatcggaaaaagaacgtcgttcggatttgttatgatttttggaagcataattcgaaaaattggattttgagatgtgtgggatttgatttgttattgatgtttttggtttgagttgtttgcgATGCTATACTGTTGtttgtgtttccggtttgatcaaaatatagctgttatgccgccggtttgagttttgggattttgaaccgtttgagttgttgaaattttggctattgagtttgttcgtcgttgttgatcttattttgcctccgtacagattcgtttgaagtctgttgagcccagagttagcagagtcgatcgtcgaagagttggacgaagagcggtatagagtttaccttgagcgttcATTGTTGTTTTAGgctgtatagattttgatataacctcttattgtagcttatccagagttggagctattcgaatcgagaaaggtacaagcagacatcgttttagcgggatagaacactcaagacagttggttcttgagtttcccctaaaaatcacatacttgaatcAACACTTGTTCTAGAAttgggaacttgtattttgtttgaataactcttgttattatttgatttatggTTAATGCTCTGTGttttctatatgcattcatattgagcctaaatctttgatttcagcgggcagaacatcCTTTTTTGTTAGACGATTTGGgggctataatcgagtggcctgggtgtatgacaatctctccaactgcgactggagaatcttcagattaGTGTCATAATTGTactgactgtacagatgcaaacatcaagtaagtccccaccaattcactgccactgcctctggcatccggtactcgatcaaaatctaggatccacatgaaTAGAAGTCTTGAAAGCTCGGAAATGATCTATCGCTCCCGTCCATACTTGTTGGAATCCCACAAgacaaatctttagaaatcttgccgatgatgatagtcttcgggcaacctaatcgccgcatcatcacctcttccaaggtctcatcaatcctgtaaggataacccaaagtcttaataATATATCCCAAGTCtatttgatatgaatcttatgtatgaaaggcaacacgactacaatgaatcgcacctcaattctataacaaaagaattcaaagattttgTCCCGACATTGAAACAAGTAACATATTTTGGAATCtacacctctagttgaacctgtaactagcaacagagaattcacgatagaaaacaatcaaagattcaattagaccttcaaaggaacctgtttttgacaacccaattgaaaatcgattgacaaacgccacaaagctatgaaactttgataagtttgattttgggtaaagcaaaagctttgataaaattctagagagaattttgtattgaataatcaataataaaaaatcttaaattgtttattaataatgaatattgtaatatttatattacaacccaaaatattgaaagataacgcacaataaatcaaaaagatatcaaagatatctcctaaagtttcctagtaggaataaaagactttaaaaatagcataaaatatcaaaatatgcataatatctcgcacacatacaaacacctTTGGTGTGTGTAAAATACATCGG comes from the Henckelia pumila isolate YLH828 chromosome 1, ASM3356847v2, whole genome shotgun sequence genome and includes:
- the LOC140874580 gene encoding probable NADH kinase encodes the protein MARKRLLMLLKPFDVYPSHEPSVISYSSSLKVGRYLNDRMLVHKNAINFCQKVLKRKPVDWKAVFRNDVSQVISDVDLVITVGGDGTLLQASHLMDDRIPVLGVNSDPTRPEELEEFNEEFDATRSTGYLCASTANNFEQILDEIIENHYEPSELARMAIRINSKLIPTSALNDVLLAHPCPAAVSRFSFRDGRNKKPSSSLVHCRSSGFRVSTAAGSTAAMLSAGGSVMPILSNDLQYIVREPISPGALSSLMHGFVKFEERLEVTWFCSEGLVYIDGSHLVHSIGHGDVIELSSMAPSLKVYLPRHLLSQ